A region of the Arenibacter antarcticus genome:
AGATCTGGGCGAAAACGGACATAAATCATTCGTTGAGATTGAAAAAGTTATTTTAGATAATGGGAATGCAAAAATTGAATTAAATAGTAAGGTATTGCATCGTTTTTTTAAAGGTAATATTTATACTGAAAAGGTTGATAATGGATACTATAGAAGCGATGTTGAGGGCAGATATGATCCATTTATTACCTCTACCGCACTGTTAGAAAAGAAAATTGAATTAGAATTAAAATAGGGTAAAATGTTGACATTTTTTCTTCAAGGTAAAAAAGGATTAACTGTACTTAAAGGATATAAAGAAGCGTATTTTAAATTTATTTCACAAATAATTATTGGGACCGATAGCCATGTTATAAATGATTATTCCGATGAAATAGTTGCCTTCTGTATTGAGAATTCATTACGGTATAACGTTTCAAAAAAATCTAACTCCTTTACTACTGAATATGGACTGGCTATAGGTTGGCAATACCTAATTCAACATCAGCACAATCAGAAATTAATTGTATTCCACGACTCCATATTGCCATCTTTGCGTGGTTTTAATCCTTTAGTTACCGGATTAATCAATGGCGATAAAACTATTGGCGTAACTGCACTATATGCCTCCGAAGAATATGACAAAGGGGATATAATTGACGCTGAAAAATCGGATATTACTTACCCGATTAAAATAAATAAAGCAATAAAAATTGTTGCAGAATGTTATAGCCGATTGGCCAATAAGATTGTTGAAAAAATAATATTAAATAAGCCGTTCAACACCACCGCGCAAAATGAAAATAATGCGACATACAGTCTTTGGCGTGATGAAGAAGATTATTTAATTAATTGGAACGACTGCTCAGAAAAAATATCAAGATTTATTGATGCAGTGGGCTACCCCTATAAAGGGGCAATGACAAGAATAGGCAACAAAAAAATAATTGTACTAGAAGCTTCCGTCACAAATGATGTAATCATTGAAAATCGTACTGTTGGTAAAATAATCTTCAAAAGAGATAACAATCCAGTGGTAGTATGTGGCAAAGGATTATTAGTAATTGAAAAAGCAGTTGAACAGGACGGAAAAGAGGTCGATTTTAAGAATAAATTTAGAATAAGATTTAAATGAACTATAAAACTCCATTTAACAAGCCACATCTCACTGGAAGTGAATTAGATTACATTTCTGATGCGGTCACCTCGGGTAAAATTTCTGGTAATGGAAAATACACAGTAATGTGTCAGGAATTAATGCAAAAAAAATATGGATTTGGTAAATGTTTACTTACCACATCCTGCACGGATGCCCTAGAAATGGCTGCAATTTTAATAGATGTAAAGCCAGGTGATGAAATTATAATGCCTTCCTACACATTTGTTTCAACTGCAAATGCATTTGTTCTCAGAGGAGCTAAAATTGTTTTTGTTGACAGCCGTAAGGATCGCCCTGGAATGGATGAAGACCTAATTCAACAGTTAATTACCAAAAAAACAAAAGCTATTGTACCTGTTCATTATGCGGGAGTATCTTGTGACATGGATAAGATTATGGAGGTTGCAGATGCACATAACGTGTTTGTTATTGAAGATGCAGCCCAAGCCATTGACAGTTATTATACCGATAAGTACGGAAATAAAAAGGCCTTAGGTTCTATTGGTCATATGGCTACCTTCTCATTTCACGAAACTAAGAATATTATTTCTGGAGAAGGAGGAATGTTGGTTATAAACGATTCACAATTTAAAGAACGGGCTGAAATTATCTGGGAAAAAGGCACCAATAGATCCTCCTTTTTTAGGGGTGAAGTAGATAAATATGGATGGGTAGATATTGGCTCTTCATTTCTACCGTCAGATATTATCGCAGCATTTTTGTACGCGCAATTAGAAAGCATCGAAAAAATTCAGAACAGGCGAATTGAGATTTGGAAATCATATTCTATTAACCTTAGGGAATGGGCTTCCAAAAACAGAATAGCACTCCCTATTGTACCAGAGTTTGCAACAAATAATGCCCATATGTTTTATCTTGTTTTCAATAACATTGAGGAGCGGACAACGGTGATAAATGCCTTGAAAAAAGAAGGTATACTATCCGTGTTCCACTATCTTAGCCTTCATAAAAGCCCCTTTTATGAACTGAAACACGATGGTAGAGAGCTTCCTATGAGCGATCATTATACAAATTGTTTATTGCGATTACCAATGTTTTATAATCTTTCAGACAATGAAATACAGCTAATTATTAAGACAATAACTAAGTCAATTTAATAATGATTGTACACTTTGTTTTAGACGAAAAGGTAAGCAGCCAGATTATTGAAAATTTTGGCAAAGGTACTAGTGATAATTTTTTCATAGTATTCTCTAAATTGGAGAAACATTCCTTAACGTTTATTAAAAATCCACCCGAAAACTTAATTTGTTTTAATAAAGATACAGATGATATAAATGATCTTGTTGAAAAAATTAATCCAACATCTCTTATTATACATGCCTTTCATTTAGAATTTGCTACAATAATCTTAAAGATCCAAAAAAAGCTAACCATTGTCTGGTACACCTGGGGGTTTGATATTTATGGCCTCCCTAATATTAAACCGAATACTTATGCCCCAATTACTAATAAGTATTTATTGGAGAGAACCCCACACCTCAGATTGAGGAGATTCATTTTAAAAAATGACTTTTTGAGAAAGGTATATTTCAGTCTAAATAAAAAAGAGATAGATCGGTACAGTATTATATTTAGATCTTTAAAAAGGGTCGATTACATGGCTACTTACTTAAAGGAGGATTTTTTAATTTTTTCCAAATATTACCCTAATCATTTAAAGTTCATTTATTGTCCATTTAGTACAATAGATCAATATGTCGCAGGAATTAAAGCAAATTTACAAGAATCGCCAATAAATATTCTCGTTGGAAATTCTAACAGCCCAGAATCTAACCACTTAGATGTCTTTCGTAGACTAAAAGGCGCCAACCTACCAGAAAATACAAAAATATTCACTCCATTAAGTTACGGGGATGATGAACACTACAAA
Encoded here:
- a CDS encoding TDP-N-acetylfucosamine:lipid II N-acetylfucosaminyltransferase, with amino-acid sequence MIVHFVLDEKVSSQIIENFGKGTSDNFFIVFSKLEKHSLTFIKNPPENLICFNKDTDDINDLVEKINPTSLIIHAFHLEFATIILKIQKKLTIVWYTWGFDIYGLPNIKPNTYAPITNKYLLERTPHLRLRRFILKNDFLRKVYFSLNKKEIDRYSIIFRSLKRVDYMATYLKEDFLIFSKYYPNHLKFIYCPFSTIDQYVAGIKANLQESPINILVGNSNSPESNHLDVFRRLKGANLPENTKIFTPLSYGDDEHYKEKVLQQGKYLLDTKFVPLIDFMERSEYISILTSCSCGVFYHYRQQAMGNIIAMLYIGSRVYMSKINPAFSFFISNNIKVYDFDEDFEKYTNTKMEIEQIRLNRLKLESIFGETKVIEDINKLMQILA
- a CDS encoding formyltransferase family protein, whose translation is MLTFFLQGKKGLTVLKGYKEAYFKFISQIIIGTDSHVINDYSDEIVAFCIENSLRYNVSKKSNSFTTEYGLAIGWQYLIQHQHNQKLIVFHDSILPSLRGFNPLVTGLINGDKTIGVTALYASEEYDKGDIIDAEKSDITYPIKINKAIKIVAECYSRLANKIVEKIILNKPFNTTAQNENNATYSLWRDEEDYLINWNDCSEKISRFIDAVGYPYKGAMTRIGNKKIIVLEASVTNDVIIENRTVGKIIFKRDNNPVVVCGKGLLVIEKAVEQDGKEVDFKNKFRIRFK
- the rffA gene encoding dTDP-4-amino-4,6-dideoxygalactose transaminase → MNYKTPFNKPHLTGSELDYISDAVTSGKISGNGKYTVMCQELMQKKYGFGKCLLTTSCTDALEMAAILIDVKPGDEIIMPSYTFVSTANAFVLRGAKIVFVDSRKDRPGMDEDLIQQLITKKTKAIVPVHYAGVSCDMDKIMEVADAHNVFVIEDAAQAIDSYYTDKYGNKKALGSIGHMATFSFHETKNIISGEGGMLVINDSQFKERAEIIWEKGTNRSSFFRGEVDKYGWVDIGSSFLPSDIIAAFLYAQLESIEKIQNRRIEIWKSYSINLREWASKNRIALPIVPEFATNNAHMFYLVFNNIEERTTVINALKKEGILSVFHYLSLHKSPFYELKHDGRELPMSDHYTNCLLRLPMFYNLSDNEIQLIIKTITKSI